In a single window of the Methylococcus sp. Mc7 genome:
- a CDS encoding thioredoxin family protein, which translates to MSLLIRNFLLSLLLAVPLGAGAEPYTQTAFERLQKEGAPVLVSIHADWCPTCRAQAPIVQSLLEQNPYRRIQLLRVDFDEQKDIVRAFRASMQSTLIVFKEGREVGRSVGDTSEAGIAALLGKAL; encoded by the coding sequence ATGTCTCTTTTAATCCGTAACTTTTTACTGTCCCTGCTTCTCGCCGTCCCGCTCGGGGCCGGCGCCGAGCCGTACACGCAAACGGCTTTCGAACGACTCCAAAAGGAAGGTGCGCCGGTCCTGGTGTCGATCCATGCCGACTGGTGCCCGACCTGCCGGGCGCAGGCGCCGATCGTCCAAAGCCTGCTGGAACAGAATCCCTACCGCCGCATTCAACTGCTGCGGGTGGACTTCGATGAGCAGAAGGACATCGTGAGGGCATTCAGGGCGTCGATGCAGAGCACCTTGATCGTTTTCAAGGAGGGTCGGGAAGTGGGCCGCAGCGTCGGCGACACCAGCGAGGCCGGCATCGCTGCGCTGCTCGGAAAGGCGCTGTGA
- a CDS encoding transporter, with the protein MITIIGCGKRAVSRIQAGFIASVRVVPRASRNTGKAGIGAAAVLALPPMFMFAASTSVRADHGGLGVGLGIASPIVTDSAITLPDGKWVVGERTQWVQFNRFSNPQMLRIKNAFGDGPRADVHSLTGILNPALFAAYGVTDTLSVGLRLPAVARFNVRAPAEDGDHVDVLGDATGFGDITAFGQYRFWHTKDNSTHASLLFGLQMPTGMDHVKTKQGEPFDPHFQPGTGAWSPFVGAAFTHGFGQWSVDTSYQYQFQGTGVAGSDQGDDFLYNVAVSYALSDSAPNPLYAETNSATWVLVAEINGEWRASQNTHGVVDPNTGGNTIYLSPGFRYAGGANWNVSFSFGAPIVRNEYGHQNIPDYRIVNRISITF; encoded by the coding sequence ATGATCACGATAATCGGGTGCGGTAAGCGCGCTGTCAGCCGGATACAGGCAGGATTCATCGCATCGGTGAGGGTCGTACCGCGGGCATCGAGGAATACGGGTAAGGCGGGTATCGGCGCCGCTGCCGTGCTCGCCCTCCCCCCGATGTTCATGTTCGCCGCCAGCACCAGCGTCCGCGCCGATCACGGCGGACTGGGCGTCGGTCTCGGTATCGCTTCACCTATCGTCACCGACAGCGCGATCACTTTGCCCGACGGTAAGTGGGTCGTGGGAGAACGAACACAGTGGGTTCAATTCAACCGCTTCTCGAACCCGCAAATGCTTCGAATCAAGAATGCCTTCGGCGACGGTCCGCGTGCCGATGTGCACAGCTTGACCGGCATCCTGAATCCAGCACTCTTTGCCGCGTACGGCGTCACCGATACGCTGAGCGTCGGCCTGCGGCTTCCGGCCGTGGCCCGATTCAACGTGCGCGCGCCCGCGGAGGACGGGGATCACGTCGACGTGCTCGGGGATGCCACCGGTTTCGGGGACATCACTGCGTTCGGGCAGTATCGATTCTGGCATACCAAGGACAATTCGACCCATGCCTCTCTCTTGTTCGGCCTCCAGATGCCCACGGGCATGGACCATGTGAAGACCAAACAGGGCGAGCCATTCGACCCCCATTTCCAGCCGGGGACCGGCGCCTGGAGCCCGTTTGTGGGGGCGGCCTTTACCCATGGGTTCGGTCAATGGTCGGTGGATACCAGCTATCAGTATCAATTCCAAGGCACCGGGGTGGCGGGCTCCGACCAGGGCGATGACTTTTTGTACAACGTCGCTGTTTCATATGCTTTGTCGGATAGCGCTCCGAACCCCTTGTACGCCGAAACCAACAGCGCCACGTGGGTGCTGGTGGCGGAAATCAATGGTGAGTGGCGTGCGAGTCAAAATACGCACGGGGTCGTCGATCCAAACACCGGTGGTAACACTATTTATTTGTCCCCGGGGTTTCGCTATGCCGGGGGGGCAAACTGGAATGTCTCATTCTCTTTCGGTGCACCGATTGTTCGCAACGAATATGGCCACCAGAACATACCCGATTACCGAATCGTCAACCGCATATCCATCACCTTCTAA
- a CDS encoding ISAzo13 family transposase has product MDAKAEQAIQQKYGVLSEILDERGRRLWAAVEAGQLGRGGVATVARATGLSRTTIYQGLEELAQRSGPGFFRQERTRAPGGGRKRLAAKDPQVLESLERLVDPVTRGDPMSPLRWTLKSTRQLADVLTRQGHPIGRQKVSELLGELGYSLQANRKMREGRDHADRDAQFEYINQQVMAYQLRGQPVISVDTKKKELVGDFKNGGREWQPQGQPEVVRTHDFIDRELGKVNPYGVYDPTLNAGWVSIGTDHDTAEFAVESIRRWWLKMGGLAYPTASQLLITADGGGSNGYRVRLWKVALQRLADEIGLTLHVCHLPPGTSKWNKIEHRMFSYISLNWRGKPLISHEVIVNLIGSTTNRKGLRIRAELDTASYPTGLKVTDEELGKVNLTPDSFHGEWNYTVAPFCSS; this is encoded by the coding sequence ATGGATGCGAAAGCGGAACAGGCGATTCAGCAGAAGTATGGGGTGCTGAGTGAGATTCTTGATGAGCGAGGTCGTCGCTTGTGGGCTGCGGTGGAAGCCGGTCAGCTGGGACGAGGGGGTGTGGCGACGGTCGCCCGGGCGACAGGGCTGTCGCGCACGACGATTTATCAGGGATTGGAAGAGTTGGCACAGCGCTCGGGACCGGGGTTTTTCCGGCAGGAGCGAACGCGAGCGCCGGGTGGAGGCCGCAAACGATTGGCGGCGAAGGATCCGCAGGTATTGGAAAGCTTGGAACGGCTGGTCGATCCGGTGACACGGGGAGACCCGATGTCCCCGTTGCGATGGACGCTCAAGAGTACCCGGCAACTCGCGGACGTACTGACCCGTCAAGGGCACCCGATCGGGCGACAAAAGGTGTCGGAATTGCTCGGTGAATTGGGGTACAGCCTGCAAGCCAATCGCAAGATGCGCGAAGGCCGGGATCACGCGGATCGCGATGCGCAGTTTGAGTACATCAACCAGCAGGTCATGGCGTATCAGCTGCGCGGTCAACCGGTCATCTCTGTTGATACCAAGAAGAAGGAGTTGGTGGGCGACTTCAAGAATGGTGGTCGGGAATGGCAGCCCCAAGGACAACCGGAAGTGGTGCGGACCCATGATTTCATTGATCGTGAACTGGGCAAGGTCAACCCGTACGGGGTGTACGATCCCACGCTGAATGCCGGATGGGTGAGTATCGGCACCGATCATGACACCGCCGAATTCGCCGTGGAGAGCATTCGCCGCTGGTGGCTCAAAATGGGCGGGCTCGCCTATCCCACCGCCAGCCAATTACTGATCACAGCGGATGGAGGTGGCAGCAATGGCTATCGTGTGCGTCTCTGGAAGGTCGCTTTGCAGCGCTTGGCCGATGAGATTGGATTAACGCTTCACGTCTGCCACCTTCCGCCCGGAACGAGTAAATGGAACAAGATCGAGCATCGCATGTTCTCTTACATCAGTCTGAATTGGCGTGGCAAGCCACTGATCAGTCATGAAGTCATCGTCAATCTAATCGGCAGTACAACCAATCGCAAAGGCTTACGCATCCGCGCCGAATTGGACACCGCTAGCTACCCGACCGGCCTCAAGGTTACCGACGAAGAACTCGGCAAGGTCAATTTAACTCCGGATTCATTTCACGGCGAATGGAACTACACCGTTGCCCCATTTTGTTCAAGTTAA
- a CDS encoding MgtC/SapB family protein, producing the protein MNWLIDDWYHLLPAPWADIALTLAAVFCGALIGAEREKKVKPAGLRTMILNPAV; encoded by the coding sequence ATGAACTGGCTGATCGACGACTGGTATCACCTGTTGCCGGCGCCCTGGGCGGACATCGCCCTGACCCTGGCCGCCGTCTTCTGCGGCGCCTTGATCGGCGCGGAGCGGGAAAAGAAGGTCAAGCCGGCGGGGCTGCGCACCATGATCCTAAATCCGGCAGTTTGA
- a CDS encoding DUF692 domain-containing protein: MKPALLPGAHSAGAPSFSRRLPAWAGVGLKPEHYAEILATHPKLGFFEIHAENYLGAGGPPHRYLGRIREDYPLSVHGVGLSIGSEAGIDEVHLNRVAALVDRYQPESFSEHLAWSTHAGAYFNDLLPLPYTRQTLAQVCEHIDRVQERLKRRMLLENPSTYVEFAQSSLSEPEFIAEVLKRTGCGLLLDVNNAYVSCTNHHRDPKAYLDALPLARVEEIHLAGFAEDRDGAGTRLLIDAHGSPVATAVWNLYRHVLERTGPVATLIEWDNDVPPFERLVEEAGRAEVCLVAAAEPAGEVHA, encoded by the coding sequence ATGAAACCTGCACTCCTCCCGGGAGCCCATTCCGCGGGGGCTCCAAGCTTCTCCCGACGCCTGCCCGCCTGGGCGGGCGTCGGCCTCAAGCCGGAACACTATGCGGAGATTCTGGCCACCCACCCCAAGCTCGGCTTCTTCGAAATCCACGCGGAAAACTACCTGGGCGCGGGCGGGCCGCCGCATCGCTATCTCGGCCGCATCCGCGAGGATTATCCCTTGTCAGTGCATGGCGTAGGGCTGTCGATCGGCTCGGAAGCCGGCATCGATGAGGTCCATCTCAACCGTGTCGCCGCCCTGGTCGACCGTTACCAGCCGGAATCCTTCTCCGAGCACCTGGCCTGGTCGACCCATGCCGGCGCCTACTTCAACGATCTGCTGCCGCTGCCTTATACCCGGCAGACCCTGGCTCAGGTCTGCGAGCACATCGACCGGGTACAGGAGCGGCTGAAGCGACGGATGCTGCTGGAAAACCCCTCGACCTATGTCGAGTTCGCCCAAAGCTCGCTGTCCGAGCCCGAATTCATCGCCGAAGTGCTGAAGCGCACCGGTTGCGGCCTGCTGCTAGACGTCAACAACGCCTACGTCTCCTGCACCAATCATCATCGCGACCCCAAGGCCTATCTCGACGCCCTGCCTCTTGCGCGGGTCGAGGAAATCCATCTGGCCGGCTTCGCGGAGGACCGCGACGGCGCCGGTACGCGCCTGCTGATCGACGCCCACGGCAGCCCCGTCGCCACCGCCGTCTGGAATCTCTATCGCCATGTGCTGGAACGCACCGGGCCGGTGGCCACCCTGATCGAATGGGACAACGACGTGCCGCCGTTCGAACGGCTGGTCGAGGAGGCGGGACGCGCGGAGGTCTGTCTGGTGGCGGCCGCCGAGCCGGCCGGGGAGGTCCACGCATGA
- a CDS encoding cytochrome c biogenesis CcdA family protein — MLAQAGVYGLSVVAGVLSTLSPCVLPLIPILVGTALSAHRLGPLVLAFGLALSFTVVGIFVASVGVLIGLDQTVFRTIAAGLLILFGLVLLSGRLQQRFAAATSGLSGAGQPLLERISSDSLTGQFLLGLLLGVVWSPCVGPTLGATITLASQGESLGHAAAVMALFGIGAGLPLIALGTLSHRAMLRFKSKLSATGKTGKTLLGALLLILGLLIVTGYDKALEAWVLTQAPEWLTRLTISI; from the coding sequence ATGTTGGCACAAGCGGGCGTTTACGGCCTCAGCGTCGTCGCGGGCGTGCTGTCCACGCTGTCCCCCTGCGTGCTGCCATTGATCCCGATTCTGGTCGGGACGGCGCTGAGCGCGCACCGGTTGGGGCCTTTGGTCCTGGCGTTCGGACTGGCCCTGTCGTTCACCGTGGTCGGTATCTTCGTGGCCAGCGTGGGGGTATTGATCGGACTGGATCAGACCGTCTTCCGCACGATCGCCGCCGGTCTGTTGATCTTGTTCGGTCTGGTACTGTTGTCGGGGCGCCTGCAACAGCGATTCGCGGCTGCGACCTCGGGTTTGAGCGGCGCCGGGCAACCACTGCTCGAACGTATCTCCAGCGACAGTCTGACCGGTCAGTTCCTGCTCGGCCTGCTGTTGGGCGTGGTGTGGAGCCCCTGCGTCGGCCCGACCTTGGGTGCCACCATCACCTTGGCCAGTCAGGGCGAAAGCCTGGGTCATGCCGCTGCGGTCATGGCGCTGTTCGGCATCGGCGCCGGACTCCCGCTGATCGCGCTGGGGACCCTGTCCCATCGGGCCATGCTGCGCTTCAAGAGCAAGCTGTCGGCCACCGGCAAGACCGGCAAAACCCTGCTCGGCGCGTTGCTCCTGATCCTGGGGCTGCTGATCGTCACCGGCTACGACAAGGCGCTTGAAGCCTGGGTACTGACCCAGGCCCCCGAATGGCTGACGCGGCTGACCATCTCCATCTGA
- a CDS encoding MBL fold metallo-hydrolase — translation MMAAARWLLLCSALATLGVPGAARASAGCAGAALAVQILGSGGPAAEPGRASSGYLLWQGGRSRVLVDAGGGVFVRFGEAGARIEDLELIAITHLHVDHVADLPAILKTGFFSGRSRPLPLAGPDGNEVMPAMDEFVRILFDPAKGAFRYLSGFLDGSGGLFRLDVHPVPSRSGTPRTVFEHAAFRVDAVGVRHGPLPALAYRIISEGKRIVFSGDLNGDNPAFARLARGADVLVMDHAVPDDADPVARRLHATPREIGRMAGEAGVKMLLLSHRMGRTLGREDESLTAIRQHYQGPVRFAEDLQCARIPLASDESMR, via the coding sequence ATGATGGCCGCCGCGCGCTGGTTACTACTGTGTTCCGCCTTGGCCACACTCGGCGTGCCGGGGGCGGCCAGGGCGAGCGCGGGCTGCGCAGGCGCCGCGCTGGCCGTGCAGATCCTCGGTTCCGGCGGTCCGGCCGCCGAGCCGGGCCGCGCGTCCTCGGGCTACCTGCTGTGGCAGGGCGGCCGCTCGCGCGTGCTGGTGGACGCGGGCGGCGGCGTGTTCGTGCGCTTCGGCGAAGCCGGCGCGCGGATCGAGGATCTCGAGCTGATCGCGATCACGCACCTCCATGTCGACCACGTGGCCGACTTGCCGGCGATTCTGAAGACCGGGTTCTTCTCCGGCCGCAGCCGCCCGTTGCCACTGGCGGGTCCCGACGGCAACGAGGTGATGCCCGCCATGGACGAGTTCGTCCGTATCCTGTTCGATCCGGCGAAGGGCGCTTTCCGTTATCTGTCGGGCTTCCTGGACGGCAGTGGTGGCTTGTTCCGGCTGGATGTCCACCCCGTTCCGTCCCGCAGCGGGACGCCGCGCACCGTCTTCGAGCATGCGGCCTTTCGCGTCGACGCGGTCGGCGTTCGGCACGGGCCACTGCCGGCACTCGCCTACCGCATCATCAGCGAAGGCAAGCGGATCGTCTTCAGCGGTGATCTAAACGGCGACAACCCGGCGTTCGCACGTCTGGCCCGAGGTGCCGACGTGTTGGTGATGGATCACGCGGTCCCGGACGATGCCGATCCGGTCGCGCGCCGACTGCACGCGACGCCGCGGGAGATCGGCCGCATGGCCGGCGAGGCGGGGGTCAAGATGCTGCTGCTCAGCCATCGCATGGGCCGCACGCTGGGGCGGGAGGATGAAAGTCTGACGGCGATCCGACAGCACTACCAGGGCCCGGTGCGGTTCGCCGAGGACCTGCAGTGCGCTCGGATTCCACTGGCGAGCGATGAATCGATGCGATGA
- a CDS encoding sialidase family protein, with the protein MSATFDQRGGLWRVSISDSLVLIDRSSDFGKTFSVPTVVNPDGQRMKAQSEDRPSIAVDRAGRVLVTYPAEGRQAMTTYLAVSGDGGRHFSEPKPVSERWEEVKDYQSKLVVDGDSRPYVYWHDERDRRDYREVGLPMYYALLEFSDTPNLVNRKVVNDTCECCRIAAAFEPDGTPVVLSRMIYPGGVRDHGLIRRDAGDWKTWRVTFDDWKIDACPEHGPALSIGDRGTYHIVWFTQGDKRQGLFYARSPDRGRTFSAPVPVGSREYLAGHADVVAVGPRVVLIWLEFDGTRHRLRLRSSEDDGGTWSADRTVAETVGPADYPLLLNHGGSLFVSWNTKSDGYRLLHLP; encoded by the coding sequence ATGTCTGCAACTTTCGACCAGCGAGGCGGGCTCTGGCGAGTCTCCATCTCGGACTCACTGGTCCTGATCGACCGGTCGTCGGATTTCGGCAAGACGTTTAGTGTTCCGACGGTCGTCAATCCAGACGGGCAACGCATGAAAGCACAATCGGAGGACCGGCCGTCGATTGCCGTTGACAGGGCCGGCAGGGTGCTGGTCACCTATCCGGCGGAAGGGCGTCAGGCGATGACCACCTATCTTGCGGTATCCGGGGACGGGGGGCGCCATTTCTCCGAACCCAAGCCCGTCAGCGAGCGCTGGGAGGAGGTGAAAGACTACCAGAGCAAGCTGGTGGTTGATGGCGATAGTCGCCCTTATGTCTACTGGCATGATGAACGCGACCGCCGAGACTATCGCGAGGTCGGTCTTCCGATGTATTACGCGCTCCTCGAATTTTCGGATACGCCGAATCTTGTCAATCGCAAGGTGGTGAACGATACCTGCGAATGCTGCCGGATCGCCGCCGCCTTCGAGCCGGATGGAACGCCGGTGGTCTTGAGTCGGATGATTTATCCGGGAGGAGTGCGCGACCACGGCCTGATCCGCCGCGATGCTGGCGACTGGAAGACATGGCGCGTTACGTTCGATGATTGGAAGATCGATGCCTGTCCCGAGCACGGACCGGCGTTGTCGATCGGTGACAGGGGCACTTACCATATCGTCTGGTTCACTCAGGGCGACAAACGGCAAGGGCTGTTCTACGCCCGGTCGCCGGACCGGGGCAGGACTTTCTCCGCGCCCGTCCCTGTCGGTAGCCGAGAATACCTGGCCGGTCACGCCGATGTGGTCGCGGTCGGCCCTCGGGTGGTGCTGATTTGGCTGGAATTCGACGGCACCCGCCATAGGTTGCGCCTCAGATCGTCTGAAGACGACGGTGGCACATGGAGCGCCGACCGCACGGTTGCCGAAACGGTCGGGCCGGCTGACTATCCTCTGCTGCTCAATCATGGCGGTTCCTTGTTTGTGTCGTGGAACACGAAAAGCGACGGCTATCGATTGCTGCATCTGCCTTGA
- a CDS encoding DUF2063 domain-containing protein yields MSAQAAFAAALLDAQRPCPAGLLAWNGSDPAKRFAVYRNNVVSSLIDALADTFPVTRELVGDEFFRAMARVFVAAIPPRSPVLAEYGQEFPAFVESFPPARGVPYLADVARLEWLYLTAYHAPDAEPLSEVGFQAALARADDLPGARIRLHPSAGLLRSPYAVFSLWAAHQGALDIGTVDPYQAEDVLVVRPRWDVLVLPLRPGAGRFVAGLAGGSAFGESARAASETRPDFDLGATLADLIGAGAVVALDFAKEHPP; encoded by the coding sequence ATGAGCGCGCAAGCCGCCTTCGCCGCCGCCCTGCTCGACGCCCAACGGCCTTGCCCGGCAGGGCTCCTGGCCTGGAACGGCTCCGACCCCGCCAAACGCTTCGCCGTCTACCGCAACAACGTGGTCAGTTCCTTGATCGACGCGCTGGCCGATACCTTCCCGGTCACCCGCGAACTGGTCGGCGACGAATTCTTCCGGGCGATGGCGCGGGTCTTCGTCGCGGCCATTCCGCCGCGCTCGCCTGTGCTGGCCGAGTACGGGCAGGAATTTCCGGCCTTCGTCGAAAGCTTTCCGCCCGCGCGCGGCGTCCCCTATCTCGCCGACGTCGCGCGCCTCGAATGGCTTTATCTGACCGCCTATCACGCGCCCGATGCGGAGCCTTTGTCCGAGGTGGGTTTCCAGGCGGCCTTAGCCCGCGCCGACGACCTGCCGGGCGCCCGCATCCGGCTGCACCCTTCCGCCGGCCTGCTGCGCTCGCCCTATGCCGTGTTCTCGCTGTGGGCGGCCCATCAAGGCGCGCTCGACATCGGCACGGTCGATCCTTATCAGGCGGAGGACGTGCTGGTGGTGCGCCCCCGCTGGGACGTGCTGGTCTTGCCGCTGCGCCCCGGCGCGGGCCGGTTCGTCGCAGGCCTCGCCGGCGGATCGGCCTTCGGCGAGAGCGCCCGGGCCGCGAGCGAAACACGGCCCGACTTCGACCTCGGCGCCACGCTCGCCGACCTGATCGGGGCGGGCGCCGTCGTGGCCCTCGACTTTGCAAAGGAGCACCCGCCATGA
- a CDS encoding glycosyltransferase: protein MNTTLALTLLAAVLLVWVGHTYCWQRRALRGLPLRPKPRNHPSITVIRPIKALDTGLEANVRAALDHGYPGPVETLFVFDDHREPAWPVVEKVLAERGHADDTRVLFCGRPAGNRTGKLNAMIAGLREARGELVAFVDSDVRQDRDALRTLVDTLLGTAGAGAAFAPVVATAPPLTVGDAGYALMINGLYEPAAIAAAADRGGELPFIMGEFMAFKREAIAAIGGLETADGQLVDDMFLGHRLNEYGYRNVMSSHPVAIIQQGASLHEFLPILVRWLAFSRSGLPVLAFKLHHWLVGGAFWAGLAIALVAAGRSLPLVAVLSGSVPIAVGWMIHDLHVRLGGAPLPWSLRWVGFALWLAAPLIYARALTRTEIDWRGRRYRLDPRGRLDCNPATRVPRRDR, encoded by the coding sequence ATGAACACGACACTTGCACTCACCCTGTTGGCCGCCGTGCTACTGGTGTGGGTCGGACACACCTACTGCTGGCAGCGACGCGCATTGCGCGGGCTCCCGTTGCGACCAAAACCCAGGAACCATCCCTCCATCACTGTAATTCGCCCGATCAAGGCCCTCGATACCGGTCTCGAAGCGAACGTCCGCGCCGCGCTGGACCATGGCTATCCCGGTCCGGTCGAAACGCTGTTCGTGTTCGACGACCACCGGGAACCGGCCTGGCCGGTGGTGGAAAAAGTCCTTGCCGAGCGCGGCCATGCGGACGACACTCGAGTGCTGTTCTGCGGCCGCCCCGCCGGGAATCGTACCGGCAAGCTCAATGCGATGATCGCCGGCTTGCGCGAAGCGCGGGGCGAGTTGGTCGCATTCGTGGATTCCGATGTGCGACAGGACCGTGACGCGCTGCGTACGCTGGTGGACACTTTGCTGGGGACGGCCGGCGCCGGCGCGGCCTTTGCGCCGGTGGTTGCCACGGCACCGCCGCTGACCGTCGGTGATGCCGGTTACGCTCTGATGATCAACGGCTTGTACGAGCCGGCCGCGATCGCCGCCGCGGCAGACCGGGGTGGGGAGCTCCCGTTCATCATGGGGGAATTCATGGCCTTCAAACGCGAGGCGATCGCAGCCATCGGCGGCTTGGAGACAGCCGACGGGCAACTGGTCGACGACATGTTCCTCGGCCACCGTCTGAACGAGTACGGCTACCGCAACGTGATGTCGTCGCATCCGGTCGCGATCATCCAGCAAGGCGCGTCGCTGCATGAATTCTTACCGATCCTGGTGCGCTGGCTCGCTTTCTCCCGCTCGGGTCTGCCGGTATTGGCGTTCAAGCTGCATCACTGGCTGGTCGGGGGCGCGTTCTGGGCTGGCCTGGCGATCGCGCTGGTGGCAGCGGGCCGCAGCCTGCCGCTGGTGGCGGTTCTGTCCGGCAGCGTGCCGATCGCGGTCGGTTGGATGATCCACGACCTGCATGTGCGCCTGGGCGGCGCGCCTTTGCCGTGGTCGCTGCGGTGGGTCGGATTCGCGCTTTGGCTGGCGGCGCCGTTGATTTACGCCCGGGCACTCACCCGCACCGAGATCGATTGGCGCGGACGGCGCTATCGGCTCGACCCACGTGGCCGTCTGGATTGCAACCCGGCGACACGCGTACCCCGCAGAGATCGATGA
- a CDS encoding DUF2282 domain-containing protein, producing the protein MTNKSHTQHAISTIALATALGAALSMTSGPLAAEEAGNEKCYGVALKGKNDCKAGPGTTCAGTSKTDYQGNAWKYVPQGTCEKTASPTSPTGFGQLQEFKEQKS; encoded by the coding sequence ATGACGAACAAATCTCACACCCAACACGCCATTTCCACCATTGCCCTCGCCACGGCGCTCGGCGCGGCCTTGTCGATGACCAGCGGCCCCCTGGCCGCGGAGGAGGCCGGCAACGAGAAATGCTACGGCGTCGCCCTGAAGGGTAAGAACGACTGCAAGGCCGGCCCCGGCACCACCTGCGCGGGCACCTCCAAGACCGACTACCAAGGCAATGCCTGGAAGTACGTCCCCCAAGGCACCTGCGAGAAGACCGCCTCGCCCACCTCGCCGACGGGTTTCGGTCAGTTGCAGGAATTCAAGGAACAGAAGTCGTGA
- a CDS encoding DoxX family protein, with amino-acid sequence MSTLHPTEIASTLAGVGRSIRSIHAYAERIPDSLIAALGRFSIAAVFWKSGQTKIEGLAIDLVDRTFELGWPRLSESAVDLFRDEYRLPFMSPEFAAPLAAFAEHLFPVLLLLGLATRFSAAALLVMTLVIQVFVYPDAYPTHGVWATVLLYLMARGGGVLSVDHWIARGWPGMPARNRQAAVSLEQH; translated from the coding sequence ATGAGCACGCTTCATCCCACAGAGATTGCGTCCACCCTTGCCGGTGTCGGACGCTCGATTCGATCGATCCATGCCTATGCGGAGCGCATCCCCGATTCGCTGATCGCCGCGCTGGGCCGCTTTTCCATCGCCGCGGTGTTCTGGAAATCCGGTCAGACCAAGATCGAGGGCTTGGCCATCGACCTGGTCGACCGGACCTTCGAACTGGGCTGGCCGCGCCTGTCGGAATCGGCCGTCGACCTGTTCCGCGACGAATACCGGTTGCCGTTCATGAGCCCGGAATTCGCCGCCCCGCTCGCCGCGTTCGCCGAACACCTGTTCCCGGTACTGCTCCTATTGGGCCTTGCGACCCGCTTCTCCGCCGCGGCCCTGCTGGTCATGACCCTGGTCATCCAGGTGTTCGTCTATCCCGACGCCTATCCCACCCACGGCGTGTGGGCGACCGTGCTGCTGTACCTGATGGCGCGCGGCGGCGGGGTCCTCTCGGTCGATCACTGGATCGCACGCGGCTGGCCTGGAATGCCTGCGCGGAATCGGCAAGCCGCCGTGAGTTTGGAACAGCATTGA
- a CDS encoding IS1595 family transposase: MGMPAPTQTPASDLRAGRDYPPSYADLRAWFPDDAACLDYLEWLRWPNGFVCPRCETPGHWRMGDGRFWCASCQRRVSVTSGTIFHRTRIPLMVWFAAAWHVTSAKNGVSAKTLHRLLGFGSYQTAWAMLHRFRAAMVRPGRDPLTGEVEVNEIFIGGVRPGKRGRGAEGKTLVAVAVELLRPKGFGRCRLRIIPDTRAPTLRAFLLDYVSPGAVIVTDGLSSYPEAIGDDYLHKPYVVARSGDPAHVALPGVHRVASLLKRWLLGTHQGAVEADHLQAYLDEFAFRFNRRKAEFRGLLFRRILEQAVQVKPIAYRVLVMAPAPKLTKPLPPINHQAHTSSFAGASLVHPWREHNR; this comes from the coding sequence ATGGGAATGCCGGCCCCAACACAAACGCCTGCGTCCGATCTTCGAGCGGGGCGCGATTATCCGCCCAGCTATGCTGATTTGCGCGCCTGGTTCCCGGATGACGCGGCATGTCTCGACTACCTTGAGTGGCTGCGTTGGCCCAACGGTTTCGTCTGCCCGCGATGCGAGACGCCCGGCCATTGGCGGATGGGCGACGGACGGTTCTGGTGCGCATCATGCCAACGCCGGGTATCGGTGACTTCTGGAACTATCTTCCACCGTACCCGGATTCCTCTCATGGTCTGGTTCGCGGCCGCCTGGCATGTGACCTCGGCGAAGAATGGCGTCTCTGCCAAAACCCTGCATAGGCTCCTCGGTTTTGGTTCTTATCAAACGGCCTGGGCCATGCTGCACCGCTTCCGCGCGGCGATGGTGCGGCCGGGCCGTGATCCGCTCACCGGCGAAGTTGAGGTCAACGAGATTTTCATCGGTGGCGTCAGGCCGGGAAAGCGGGGACGAGGCGCGGAGGGCAAGACGCTTGTGGCTGTGGCCGTTGAGTTGCTCCGCCCCAAAGGCTTCGGTCGTTGCCGCCTGCGCATCATTCCCGATACCCGAGCGCCGACATTGCGCGCGTTCCTGCTCGACTATGTGAGCCCTGGGGCCGTCATTGTCACCGATGGCTTGTCCTCTTACCCGGAGGCAATCGGAGACGACTACCTCCACAAGCCCTACGTGGTGGCCCGATCCGGCGACCCAGCCCATGTGGCCTTGCCGGGGGTCCACCGTGTCGCCAGCCTCCTCAAACGATGGTTGCTCGGAACCCATCAAGGGGCCGTGGAGGCCGACCATCTTCAAGCGTACCTTGACGAGTTCGCCTTCCGTTTCAACCGGCGCAAAGCGGAGTTCCGTGGCCTCCTGTTTCGGCGCATCCTTGAGCAAGCGGTTCAAGTGAAGCCTATAGCGTATAGGGTTCTCGTCATGGCTCCAGCCCCCAAACTCACGAAGCCTCTGCCGCCCATCAACCATCAAGCGCATACCTCATCATTTGCTGGGGCATCCCTCGTACACCCATGGCGGGAACACAACCGGTAG